TCTTCGGCGCGGTGTTCGGGGTCATCGCCGGGGTGATGGTGTTCCTGGCCCTGGACGAACTGCTGCCCGCGGCCAAGCGCTACGCCAAGGGCCACGAGACCGTGTACGGCCTGGTCGCCGGCATGGCCACGCTGGCGCTGAGCCTGGTGCTGTTCCGCCTGTCCACCACGCCCTGAGCCGGCTGTCGCGCACTGGCTGAACGGATGCCAGCGCGGCGTCGTGGCGATGCGGCGAAGAAAGCTGGCAGACATGCAACCCGGAGCATGCTGCGCGCGTCTTCAGCAATGCCACGTCGAAGAGGTGCCGCATGGATCTCCGCTCCCTGCCATCAACGAGGTCGGCGTTGGCGCTGGCCACCGCCATGAGCGTGCTGGCGCTGGGTGCATGCCAGCAGCAACCGACACCAACGCCCGCACCCGCCACATCTGTGGCCGCGGCCACCGCGCCCGCACCCTACGTGCCGCCCAGCGCCGACCAGCTGTACAAGCTGGTGGCGCCGATCGCGCTGTTTCCCGACAAGCTGCTCGCGCAGACCCTGGCCGCTTCGGTCTACCCGGACCAGGTCGCCGACGCACAGGGCTGGTTGCGCAGCAACAGTGGCCTGGCGGCGGCCGACCGTCTGCAGGCCGCCGCGGCACAGCCCTGGGATCCCAGCGTCAAGGCGCTGATCGCGTTCCCCGATGTGATCGAGCAGTTGGCCGGCAACGGCGACTGGACCCGTGCGCTCGGCGATGCCTATGCGCACGACCCCAACGAGGTCCTCGACGCGATCCAGGTCATGCGCGGACGCGCGCAGGCGCAGGGCCACCTGCGCAGCACGCCACAGCAACGGGTGCAGGTGGTGCAACGCACGCTGGTGGAACCGGCCTATGCCGATGCGCGGATCCCGCCGCCGCGCCAGACCATCGTCGTCGAACCGGCGCAACCGGATGTCGTCTACGTCCCGCGCTACGATCCGGACGTGGTCTACGGCGCGCCGGTCGACGTCTACCGCGAGTATCGCTACCGCCCGCGTTACTACAGCGAAGGCGATCTGGCGACCGCCGGCATCGTTTCCTTCGGCGTCGGCGTGCTGGTCGGCGACGCGCTCGAGCATCGCCACCATGGTCCGATGGCCTGGCTGGAGCCGGAACCGACCTGGCATCGCTGGGGCTGGAACAGCTGGGGCATGAACTGGAACGCCCCGCCCTCGGCACCGCACTACGTGGTCTACCAGAACCATGTCTACGCGCCGCGCACCACCATCATCAACAACACCATCACCAACAACCGGATCGATGCGCGCAGCTTCGTGCACAACGACAACCGCAGTTTCCCGCAGCGGGCGGCGCTAGCGGCCATGCCTGCGGCGGCCGCCGCCGCACTGGCGCCGCGTCTGGCGCAGAACCCGCGCGGCGCCGCGCCGCAGGTCGCGCCGGCGGCGGCGCCAAGCCACACGCTCGACTATGCGCAGCTGTCCACGCCGCATTTCAATGAGCGGATGCTGCAGCCGGGCCGACCGGTGGTGACAACCGCCGCGCAGCGGCCGCCGCAGCCCGGGCTGGGCGGCCCCAACGCAGCCGGCCTCGCGCGCGATGCGCATGCGCAGCCGCCATTGGCGCAAGCGCCGCACGCGCCGATGCCGATGTCCGCGGCCGATCCCCGCCACGCCATGCCGATGGCCAACGCCGCAGCAGCGCGACGGCGCGACATGCCGCAGGCAGCGCACACCAACGCGCCGATGCCGATGGGGAACATGCAGATGGCGCATGCAACGCCGCAGCACGCGATGTCCATGCCCGCGCCGCACCGGGAGGATCCGCGCGCGCCGCAGGCCCGCTTCGCCCAGCCCGAACCGCCACGGCCGGCGCCGCACGCGTTCGCCGCCTCCAATGCCCCGCAGCCGGCGCCCGCGCACCGGCAGGCGCCGATGCGGGAGTTCCCTGAGCGTGTTCAGCCCATGCCGCGACAAGAACAACAGCAGCGGCCGCCGATGCAGGAGCAACGCATGGCCCGGATCGCGCCGCCGCGGCCGCAGCCGATGCACGCGGCCGCGCCGCGCCCTGCCCCGCGGCCGGCGCCAGCGCACCCCGAGCCGCACCACGCGCACGACCACGACAAGCACAACGGATAGAAGGCGTCGGCCGGGCGGCGCGCGGCGCCGCTGCCCGGCCGCGCTCGTTCAGCCGCCGAGGCGGTTCAGCGCCTCGGCCAGTTCGTCGGCTAGCGGCGCATTCAGCAGGTACGGGGTCTTGCCGCCGTCGAGGGTGAATTCCAGCGAGGCGGCATGCAGGAACAGGCGCTTGAGCCCGATCTGCTCGCGCAGGCGCTTGTTGACCGCCTCATCGCCGTACTTGTCGTCGCCGGCGACCGGATGCCCCAGGTGCTGGGCATGCACGCGGATCTGGTGAGTGCGGCCGGTCTCGATCCGCACCTCGCAATAGGAATGCCCGCCGCGCCGCTCCAGCACCCGGAAGTGGCTCAGCGATGCCTTGCCTGCCACATTCACCTGTACATGGCGCTCGCCGCCCTGGCGCAGGCCGATGTGCAGCGGCGCGTCCACGCTCATCACCCCGTCGGGCATGCGCCCGACCAGCAGGGTCAGGTAGCGCTTGCTGATGCCGCGGCCCTCGACCCGGTCGTCCTCGCGCATCAGCGCCTGCATCTCGGTCAGCGCCGAGCGCTTCTTGGCCACGATCAGCAGCCCGGAGGTGTCGCGGTCGAGCCGGTGCACCAGCTCCAGGGTCTGGTTCGGGCGCAGGGCGCGCAGGGTCTCGATGGCGCCGAAGCTGATCCCGCTGCCGCCATGGCTGGCGACCCCGGACGGCTTGTTCAGCGCCAGCAGCCGCGCGTCCTCATAGACGATCGCCGCCTCCAGCCGGGCCATGAACGCGTCCGGCGGGGCGGTCTTCTCGCCCTCCTCGTGCAGCTTCACCGGCGGGATGCGCACCTCGTCGCCCGCCTCCAGCTTGCGCTCGGCCTTGGTGCGGCCGCCGTTGACCCGGACCTGGCCGCTGCGCATCAGCTTGTAGATCAGGCTGCGCGGCGCGCCCTTGAGCTGGCCGAGCAGGAAATTGTCTACGCGCTGTCCAGCCCTGTCTTCCGGAACCTTGAGAATGCGCACCGCGCTGGTCGCGACATCGCGCGGCTTGGGGGGGATCGGGGAGGAAGTCATCGGGCAGTTTATTCTGTTACACTCGGGGGGCGAGATAAGGGTTTGATTTCGTTGGAAGTTAGCTAAGGGCCAGAAGCCCGGCTTGCGACGATTCCGGCACAGTGCGCGACCACCGCCCCCGGGGCGGCCATGTTAGCGGCTCACCGGCCTACCCGGCCATCGCCGGACGCCACAAGCGTCCGCGCTGAACATGCCCCGTGCGGCGCCCAGCCTGGCTGGAGTCGCCGCCGGTCCTGAACCACCTAAAAGAAAGAAGCGCTCCCGCGGCTCGCCGTGGTGTCGTAGCGCTGGAAACCCAAGCCGCCCTCCCCGCGCCTGCGCGATGGGCGGCGAAGCGTGACCAGAAGCGAAACCCCATGGCGTTCCGCGCGGTAGCAGCGCGAGGAACGCAACTAATGAAGCGAATGCTGATCAACGCCACGCAGGCGGAAGAACTGCGTGTGGCCATCGTGGACGGCCAGACCCTGTACGACATCGACATCGAGCAGCCGTCCAAGGAACAGAAGAAGTCCAACATCTACAAGGGCCGCATCACGCGACTCGAACCCTCGCTCGAAGCCGCCTTCGTCGAATACGGCGGCGAGCGCCACGGCTTCCTGCCGCTGAAGGAAATCTCCCGCGACTACTTCCAGGCCGGCGTCGACCACAACAAGGCGACGATCCGCGAACTGCTGCGCGAGGGCCAGGAAGTGGTGGTCCAGGTGGACAAGGAAGAACGCGGCAACAAGGGCGCCGCCCTGACCACGTTCATCTCGCTGGCCGGCCGCTACATGGTGCTGATGCCGAACTCGCCCAGCGCCGGCGGCGTCTCGCGCCGGATCGAGGGCGAGGACCGCGCCGCGCTGAAGGAAGCGCTGGACAAGCTGAACATCCCCGACGACATGGGCGTGATCATCCGCACCGCAGGCGTCGGCCGCGATGCCGAAGAGCTGCAATGGGACCTGGACTACCTGCTGCAGGTCTGGAAGTCGATCGCCGAGGCCGCGCTGGCCAAGCCGGCGCCGTTCCTGATCTACCAGGAATCGCGGCTGATCATCCGCGCCCTGCGCGACTACCTGCGCGCCGATATCGGCGAGATCCTGGTCGATACGCCCGAGATGTACGGCGATGCCCAGGAGTTCATGCAGCAGGTGATGCCGCAGAGCCTGCGCAAGCTCAAGCACTACACCGACGACATCCCGCTGTTCAACCGATTCCAGATCGAATCGCAGATCGAGGCCGCCTACGAACGCAGCGTGCGCCTGCCCTCCGGCGGCTCGATCGTGGTCGACCAGACCGAGGCGCTGACCGCGGTGGACGTCAACTCCTCGCGCGCGACCAAGGGCAGCGACATCGAGGACACCGCGTTCCAGACCAACCTGGAGGCCGCCGAAGAGGTGGCGCGCCAGCTGCGCCTGCGCGACCTCGGCGGCCTGGTGGTCATCGACTTCATCGACATGGCCTCCAACAAGCACCAGCGCGAGGTCGAGAACCGCCTGCAGAACGCGCTCAAGTACGACCGCGCACGGGTGCAGATCGGCCGCATCTCGCGCTTCGGCCTGCTCGAGATGAGCCGCCAGCGCCTGCGTCCGTCGCTGGGCGAGTCCAGCCAGATCGTGTGCCCGCGTTGCGACGGCCATGGCCGCATGCGCAGCGTCGAGTCGATGTCGCTGTCGATCATCCGCGTCGCCGAAGAGCATGCGATGAAGGAGAACACCGGACAGGTGCTGGTGCAGGCCCCGGTGGAGATCGCCAACTACCTGCTCAACGAGAAGCGCCGCGCGCTCAGCGAGATCGAGAAGCGCCACGACGCGCCGATCGTCATCGTCGCCGACGAACAACTGCATACCCCGCACTACGAAGTGACCCGCCTGCGCGAGAACGAGCTCGGCGAGGAAAGCGCCAAGCCCAGCTACCAGCGCAACACCCCGCGCAAGCTGCCGGTGCATGCGCTGACCAAGGCGCAGCTGAACATTCCGGCGCCGGCGGTGACCAATGTGAAGCACTCGCAGCCGGCCCCGGTGCGCGAAGTGGCCGACGTGCAGGAACCGGTCGCCGCGCCCGTGCAGGTGCAGGCCCCGGCGCCCGCCCAGGTCGCGGCCCCGGCTCCGGCCACCGGCGTGGTCGGCTGGCTGAAGCGGATCTTCGGTGCCGGCGAAAGCCCGGCCCCGGCGCCGACCGCCAGCGAACCGGCGCAGCGCCAGCGCGCCCATGACGGCAACCGCAACCGCAACGACCGCGGCGACCGCAATGCGCGTCGCGACGGCAGCCGCGGCGGCCAGGGCGGCAATGCCGCGCGCGGCAACGGCGGCAACGTGCGCCGCGACGAGCGCCGTCCGGGCAATGGCGGTGGCAACGCACAGGGCGGCCAGCAGAACCTGGCGTCCAAGCCGCCGCGCAACGAGCAGGCGCCGCAGCAGGCCAAGCCGCAGCAGCAGAACCCGCAGCAGCAGCCCAAGGCGCCGAAGCAGCAGCAGCCGCAGAACCCGCCGCGCCAGCCCAAGCCGCAGCAGGAGCCGGCACAGGCCGCGCTGCAGGGCGACAGGCCGCAGCGCCAGCCGCGCCAGGACGAGGCCGAGGCCAAGCCCGCCACGGCACCGGCTGCCGTGGCGCAGGACGCCACCACGATCGCGGCAGCCGCCGTGGCCGGCGGTGCCGCCGCGTTGAGCAGCGATGCGCCGACCACCAGCGAGGTCACCACCACCGCGCCGGCACCGGTCGCGCAGCCGGACGTGGTCCAGGCGAACATCGATGAACGCGAGAGCGCCGCGGAAACCGCACAGGCCGTGCCGGCTGGCGAGAGCGGCGATGCCGACGACGCCAACGGCGAGGCCGGCGGCCGCCGCCGTCGCGGCCGTCGTGGCGGCCGTCGCCGCCGTCGCGGCAACGGCGAAGCCGGCAGCGGCAGCGAGGGCGCAGGGTTCGACGACAACGACAACGAACTGGATGCCGGCGACAGCGACAGCGACGGCGAAACCGCGCCGGCGCCGAGCCGCAGCCAGCCGGAGTTCGACTTCGACGACGACACCACCCCGGCCGAAGCCGCCGAGGCCAAGCCGCAGCAGGCGCCGCGCGCGCCGCGGGAAAAGCGCGAGCCGCGTCCGCCGCGGCACGAGCAGGCCGCTAACGCCCCGGCGCCGGTCGTCGCAGCTGCAACCGTGGTGCCGCAGGCCGAGGGCGATACCGCGCCGGCGCAGCAGGCCGCACCGGTGGCTGCAACCGCAGCGCCGCAGACCGAAGACGGCACCGCGCAGGTGCAGGCCGCGCCAGTCGCCGCAGTCGCAGCGATCGCAACTCCGCCCTCCGTTGCCGAGACGGCAGCGGTCGACGCGGCATCGGTCGGCACCCCGCAGGCAGAAACGGTGCCGCCGACAGCGGCAGCACCGCTGCCGCCCGTCCGCGAGGCGCTAGCGGCGCGTTCCGAGGCAGTGCCTGCCGCGGAGCTTGCTCCGTCGATCGTCACCGAGTCGGCCGCTTCCGAAGCGGCACCGCCGGAGACCATCGAGGACGCACTGCAGCCGGCACCTGCGCCGATCGTCGAGCAGCCCGTCCCGGTCGCCACGACGCAAAGCGCCGCCGGAACGGAAACCGTTGCAGCGTCGGCTGCGCCGGTCGAGCAACCGGCAACGGCGTCCACGGCGGCGGTCACCAAGCCGCAGCAGGACACCGCGCCGGCAGCGCCGCCGCTCGCCGAGGAAGAACCCAGCAAGCCGGCCTACATGCCGGTGCAGACCACGCTGCTGGACGCCTTCCCCGAAGAGCCCGCCGCCGTCGAACCGACGACACCGGCACCTGCGCCGATCGCGGCAACCCCGCAGTCGAACGCCGCCGAAAGCAGCCATGTCGGCAGCGCAGAACCGGCGCCTGCCGATACGACCGGCAACGGCCTGTTCGACGCACCGCCCGCCCCTCCGGCGGATGCGCCGGTCGCGGTCGCCCAGCACCAGCCGCCGCGCCCCAAGAGCGACGACAGCGAGGGCGACGACGACAAGGAGCACAAGGAACGCGCCAGCTGATCGGCGCCGTTCTTCGCAGCAGAAAAAAGCGGCCTTCGGGCCGCTTTTTTTTGCCTGTCGTCCGCGCGCCTTGCAGCTATTACGCAAGACGATGCGGACGTGGTCCGCGCACGATCCCCGCCTACGCGCCCCAGGGCTCGACCTCACAGGCATCCGGACGACAATCGTTTCGCCGGGCAACTCGCCGCACAACTGCCCGATACACAAGCCAGCCAAAGATCCCGACCCCGCTCCCTGTAGGAGCGACTTCAGTCGCGACAGGCGCCATCCGCACGCTGCCTTGCAGGCATTCGATCAGGAACCGACACCTGCACTTGTGGGAGCGACTTCAGTCGCGACGGCTTCCTGCATCGCGCCCCGCGGCCGAAAAATCGGGCCTGCACCATCTTGAACAGGTAACGCCCTCGTCCAGTCGATCCAGGGGATACGATCACCATGGCACCGCCAAGCCGCGCCGGACGCATACGGTGCGGCACAAAAAAAGCGACCGGTCGGGTCGCTTTATTTTGTGCATGACGCGAGCACGCCGGCTACGGCTACAACGGATGCGCCGGATCCAGCAATCCGTACTGCGTCGCCAGCCGCGCCAGCGCGATGTTGTCGTGGATGCCGACCTTCTCGAACAGCCGCGCCTTGTGCGTGTTGACCGTCTTGGCGCTGAGGCTCAAGCGCTTGGCGATGTCTTCCTGGCGCAGCCCGCGGGTCAGCAGCAGCGCCACTTCCAGTTCGCGCGGGGACAAGGCGTCGAACGGCGAACCGCCGCCCTCCAGGTTCGCCAGCGCCAGGTTCTGCGCGATATTGGCACCGAGATAGCGCTTGCCCATCGCCACGTCGCGCACCGCGCGCAACAGTTCCTGCGCGTCGCCGGCCTTGCCCACGTAGCCGGACGCGCCGGCCTCGAGCAGGCGCTTGGGCAACGGACCATCCTCCAGCACCGAAACGATGATGACCTTGGTGCCGTGATCGCCCTTGACGATGCGCTCGGTCACTTCCAGTCCGCTGACCCCGGGCATGTGCAGATCGCACAGCACGATGTCGGGCTTCAGCTGACGGATCTGCGGCATCGCGGCCTCGCCGCTCTCGGCCTCGCCGACGATTTCGATATCTGTTTGATTCGAAAGGATCAGCTTCATGCCGGTACGGACAAGAGCGTGATCGTCGACCAGAAAAACCCTGATGGCCATCTCGTATAACCCCAACGCAGCGAACGCCACGCAATCAGACTAGCGGCGTGAATTGTTCAGGGCAACAAGAATCTGTAGACAAATCATCCAGATTTCACACCACGCTAAGTAAGCAGCAGGGTGCTGTCATCATGGCGAAAAAAACACCACGCCGAGCTTACTCAAGGCTCGGCACGCAGGGCGAGTGACCAGCCTGTTCGCTCCTCTAGGAAAGCGCGGCGGTACCTGCGTCAGGCAGGTGCAGTATCGCGACGTGCCGGCGACAACGTTATCAGGACAAAGCCTGATGTCGGGTCAGATTTCCCTGACCTCGCGCGACGCAAAATCCGGATACCGGCTTTCCACGCAGATGACGGTCCAATGGGAATTCCCCGCCATGTGGCGCGACGCGCATCCGACATCTGGGATGGATGGGCTAGAGCCCCATCGGCATAGGCGAAGAGGAGCAGCAGCCGGTCGACCCAGGCTTCTTCTGCAGAACCGTGTCCGTGGATCGCCAGCAGGCAGCAACCGGACATCGAGGCAACCGCCCATCCTGCGATGAGCGGACGGCATGCGCTCTATCGCGGCTGCTCAGCGATGTA
This sequence is a window from Xanthomonas sp. CFBP 8443. Protein-coding genes within it:
- a CDS encoding DUF3300 domain-containing protein, with translation MDLRSLPSTRSALALATAMSVLALGACQQQPTPTPAPATSVAAATAPAPYVPPSADQLYKLVAPIALFPDKLLAQTLAASVYPDQVADAQGWLRSNSGLAAADRLQAAAAQPWDPSVKALIAFPDVIEQLAGNGDWTRALGDAYAHDPNEVLDAIQVMRGRAQAQGHLRSTPQQRVQVVQRTLVEPAYADARIPPPRQTIVVEPAQPDVVYVPRYDPDVVYGAPVDVYREYRYRPRYYSEGDLATAGIVSFGVGVLVGDALEHRHHGPMAWLEPEPTWHRWGWNSWGMNWNAPPSAPHYVVYQNHVYAPRTTIINNTITNNRIDARSFVHNDNRSFPQRAALAAMPAAAAAALAPRLAQNPRGAAPQVAPAAAPSHTLDYAQLSTPHFNERMLQPGRPVVTTAAQRPPQPGLGGPNAAGLARDAHAQPPLAQAPHAPMPMSAADPRHAMPMANAAAARRRDMPQAAHTNAPMPMGNMQMAHATPQHAMSMPAPHREDPRAPQARFAQPEPPRPAPHAFAASNAPQPAPAHRQAPMREFPERVQPMPRQEQQQRPPMQEQRMARIAPPRPQPMHAAAPRPAPRPAPAHPEPHHAHDHDKHNG
- a CDS encoding RluA family pseudouridine synthase, with translation MTSSPIPPKPRDVATSAVRILKVPEDRAGQRVDNFLLGQLKGAPRSLIYKLMRSGQVRVNGGRTKAERKLEAGDEVRIPPVKLHEEGEKTAPPDAFMARLEAAIVYEDARLLALNKPSGVASHGGSGISFGAIETLRALRPNQTLELVHRLDRDTSGLLIVAKKRSALTEMQALMREDDRVEGRGISKRYLTLLVGRMPDGVMSVDAPLHIGLRQGGERHVQVNVAGKASLSHFRVLERRGGHSYCEVRIETGRTHQIRVHAQHLGHPVAGDDKYGDEAVNKRLREQIGLKRLFLHAASLEFTLDGGKTPYLLNAPLADELAEALNRLGG
- a CDS encoding Rne/Rng family ribonuclease — protein: MKRMLINATQAEELRVAIVDGQTLYDIDIEQPSKEQKKSNIYKGRITRLEPSLEAAFVEYGGERHGFLPLKEISRDYFQAGVDHNKATIRELLREGQEVVVQVDKEERGNKGAALTTFISLAGRYMVLMPNSPSAGGVSRRIEGEDRAALKEALDKLNIPDDMGVIIRTAGVGRDAEELQWDLDYLLQVWKSIAEAALAKPAPFLIYQESRLIIRALRDYLRADIGEILVDTPEMYGDAQEFMQQVMPQSLRKLKHYTDDIPLFNRFQIESQIEAAYERSVRLPSGGSIVVDQTEALTAVDVNSSRATKGSDIEDTAFQTNLEAAEEVARQLRLRDLGGLVVIDFIDMASNKHQREVENRLQNALKYDRARVQIGRISRFGLLEMSRQRLRPSLGESSQIVCPRCDGHGRMRSVESMSLSIIRVAEEHAMKENTGQVLVQAPVEIANYLLNEKRRALSEIEKRHDAPIVIVADEQLHTPHYEVTRLRENELGEESAKPSYQRNTPRKLPVHALTKAQLNIPAPAVTNVKHSQPAPVREVADVQEPVAAPVQVQAPAPAQVAAPAPATGVVGWLKRIFGAGESPAPAPTASEPAQRQRAHDGNRNRNDRGDRNARRDGSRGGQGGNAARGNGGNVRRDERRPGNGGGNAQGGQQNLASKPPRNEQAPQQAKPQQQNPQQQPKAPKQQQPQNPPRQPKPQQEPAQAALQGDRPQRQPRQDEAEAKPATAPAAVAQDATTIAAAAVAGGAAALSSDAPTTSEVTTTAPAPVAQPDVVQANIDERESAAETAQAVPAGESGDADDANGEAGGRRRRGRRGGRRRRRGNGEAGSGSEGAGFDDNDNELDAGDSDSDGETAPAPSRSQPEFDFDDDTTPAEAAEAKPQQAPRAPREKREPRPPRHEQAANAPAPVVAAATVVPQAEGDTAPAQQAAPVAATAAPQTEDGTAQVQAAPVAAVAAIATPPSVAETAAVDAASVGTPQAETVPPTAAAPLPPVREALAARSEAVPAAELAPSIVTESAASEAAPPETIEDALQPAPAPIVEQPVPVATTQSAAGTETVAASAAPVEQPATASTAAVTKPQQDTAPAAPPLAEEEPSKPAYMPVQTTLLDAFPEEPAAVEPTTPAPAPIAATPQSNAAESSHVGSAEPAPADTTGNGLFDAPPAPPADAPVAVAQHQPPRPKSDDSEGDDDKEHKERAS
- a CDS encoding response regulator; its protein translation is MAIRVFLVDDHALVRTGMKLILSNQTDIEIVGEAESGEAAMPQIRQLKPDIVLCDLHMPGVSGLEVTERIVKGDHGTKVIIVSVLEDGPLPKRLLEAGASGYVGKAGDAQELLRAVRDVAMGKRYLGANIAQNLALANLEGGGSPFDALSPRELEVALLLTRGLRQEDIAKRLSLSAKTVNTHKARLFEKVGIHDNIALARLATQYGLLDPAHPL